From a single Nicotiana tomentosiformis chromosome 2, ASM39032v3, whole genome shotgun sequence genomic region:
- the LOC117272948 gene encoding transcription factor ORG2-like: MLAISSSPLFSDHFGWLLEDPISHQFINTAAETSDNLSSSQTRLLQHCDSNKFDQIINNGDQPDQMVKKLNHNASERDRRKKINTLYSSLRSLLPASDHTKKLSIPSTISRVLKYIPELQIEVERLIEKKEELTSRTISNKENSADFNKQKRRGGNEISSLVISASEVGDKEVVIQISTLKINKCSFGEAVSELEDEGLSLLNSSCFETFEDRVFYTLHFQVQGTMVVELDTLRDKLSSYFEEDK; this comes from the exons ATGCTAGccatttcttcttctcctttgttTTCTGACCATTTTGGATGGCTTTTGGAGGATCCCATAAGCCATCAATTTATAAACACTGCCGCAGAAACTTCAGATAATTTATCATCATCTCAAACAAGATTACTTCAACACTGTGATTCAAATAAATTTGATCAGATTATTAATAATGGTGATCAACCTGATCAGATGGTTAAGAAACTTAATCACAATGCTAGTGAGCGCGATCGCAGAAAAAAAATCAATACCTTATATTCTTCTCTTCGTTCTTTGCTTCCAGCTTCTGACCATACG AAAAAACTAAGCATTCCATCGACAATATCAAGAGTGCTAAAATACATACCAGAGTTACAAATTGAAGTGGAAAGACTAATTGAGAAGAAAGAAGAACTTACATCAAGAACCATCTCTAATAAAGAAAATTCAGCTGATTTTAACAAGCAAAAAAGAAGAGGAGGAAATGAGATCTCTTCATTAGTAATTTCAGCAAGTGAAGTAGGTGATAAAGAAGTAGTAATTCAGATATCTACTTTGAAGATCAATAAATGTTCATTTGGTGAGGCAGTATCAGAATTAGAGGATGAAGGACTTTCTCTACTAAATTCATCTTGTTTTGAAACATTTGAAGATAGAGTATTCTATACCTTGCATTTTCAG GTTCAAGGAACAATGGTGGTTGAGCTTGATACGTTAAGAGACAAGCTCTCATCTTATTTTGAGGAGGACAAGTAA
- the LOC104116663 gene encoding transcription factor ORG2-like gives MLAISSSPLFSNNFGWLLEDPISHELNMTSAETSSESVVALQSLSQTRVLQHCDSNKFDQIINNGDQPDQMVKKLNHNASERDRRKKINTLYSSLRSLLPASDHAKKLSIPSTISRVLKYIQELQNEVERLIQKKEELISRTNSNKENSADFNKQKRRGGVESSSLVISASEVGDREVVIQISTLKINKGSFAEAVSELEDEGLLLLNSSCFETLEDRVFYTLHFQVQGTMVVELDTLRDKLSSYFEKEDKLLPQ, from the exons ATGCTAGccatttcttcttctcctttgttTTCTAACAACTTTGGCTGGCTTTTGGAGGATCCCATAAGCCATGAACTAAACATGACTAGTGCAGAAACTTCATCAGAATCAGTTGTTGCCCTTCAATCATTATCTCAAACAAGAGTACTTCAACACTGTGATTCAAATAAATTTGATCAGATTATTAATAATGGTGATCAACCCGATCAGATGGTTAAGAAGCTTAATCACAATGCTAGTGAGCGCGATCGCAGAAAAAAAATCAATACCTTATATTCTTCTCTTCGTTCTTTGCTTCCAGCTTCTGATCATGCG AAAAAATTAAGTATTCCATCGACAATATCAAGAGTTCTAAAGTACATACAAGAGTTACAAAATGAAGTGGAAAGATTGATTCAGAAGAAAGAAGAGCTTATATCAAGAACCAACTCCAATAAAGAAAATTCAGCTGATTTTAACAAGCAAAAAAGAAGAGGAGGAGTTGAGAGTTCTTCATTAGTTATTTCAGCAAGTGAAGTAGGTGATAGAGAAGTAGTGATTCAGATATCTACTTTGAAGATTAATAAGGGTTCATTTGCTGAGGCTGTATCAGAATTAGAGGATGAAGGACTTCTTCTACTAAATTCATCTTGTTTTGAAACTTTAGAAGATAGGGTCTTCTATACCTTGCATTTTCAG GTTCAAGGAACAATGGTAGTTGAGCTTGATACGTTAAGAGACAAGCTCTCATCTTATTTTGAGAAGGAAGACAAGTTATTACCACAGTGA